A window from Hoeflea sp. IMCC20628 encodes these proteins:
- a CDS encoding MurR/RpiR family transcriptional regulator: MTLAELHARIMDSLPDMPRQVALAARYVVDHPDDVPLISMRDLASRAGVSPATLLRLTQTLGFGNWGDFRILHVNHLRQAPIPYTERAKRALSRNGVDALVAECFSASRANLDQSEWANPPEVFARAASHLVRADRVFISAFMSCRGPGMTFAYLCRMLRNNVALLGAEATSLGVDLALLRPGDLVLSINFNPYGREIHQIARAVESTGATLICMSDSRATPLTRFAAETLIFPVDGPSFFPSIVAAQALVEALIAAVLTELGSDATARIGHIEKALYDSGTYADPHKWNS, from the coding sequence ATGACCCTGGCCGAGCTTCATGCCCGTATCATGGACAGCCTACCGGACATGCCCCGCCAAGTGGCGCTGGCCGCGCGATATGTGGTGGATCATCCCGACGACGTGCCGCTGATCTCTATGCGTGATCTGGCGTCGCGGGCAGGTGTATCGCCGGCCACGCTTCTACGCCTCACCCAGACGCTGGGTTTCGGAAACTGGGGCGATTTTCGGATACTGCATGTCAATCATCTGCGCCAGGCCCCGATCCCCTATACCGAACGCGCCAAGCGCGCGCTGTCCAGGAATGGGGTCGATGCACTGGTGGCCGAGTGTTTCAGTGCCTCCCGCGCCAACCTGGATCAATCCGAATGGGCCAACCCGCCCGAGGTGTTCGCCCGCGCCGCCTCGCATCTGGTCCGGGCCGATCGGGTATTCATCTCTGCCTTCATGAGCTGCCGGGGGCCGGGCATGACATTCGCCTATCTCTGCCGGATGCTGCGCAACAATGTCGCTCTTCTTGGAGCCGAAGCAACCTCACTCGGCGTTGATCTGGCGCTGCTGCGACCCGGCGACCTGGTCCTGTCGATCAATTTCAATCCTTATGGGCGGGAAATTCACCAGATCGCTCGTGCTGTCGAGTCAACAGGCGCCACGCTGATATGCATGTCGGACAGCCGTGCTACGCCGCTCACACGGTTTGCGGCAGAAACATTGATCTTTCCGGTTGACGGGCCATCCTTTTTTCCATCCATCGTCGCTGCCCAAGCGCTGGTCGAGGCGCTGATCGCTGCTGTGCTGACGGAACTTGGCTCCGATGCTACCGCACGCATCGGCCATATCGAAAAAGCTCTTTATGATAGCGGTACATACGCCGACCCCCACAAATGGAACTCATGA
- a CDS encoding 2-dehydropantoate 2-reductase — protein MKICIFGAGAIGGYVGAKLAHAGADVSLVARGPHLAAMRKNGLTLIEESGTTNVAVTVSDNPADLGPQDYVIVTLKAHSVPAVVGRMKPLIGENTTIVSGVNGVPWWYFHKIGGPLEGTRLESVDPDGAQWDGFGPDNVLGCVVYPAAEVIEPGIVKHIEGNRFSLGEPDGSKSERVLALSKALTEAGLKAPVRPKLRDEIWTKLWGNLSFNPISALTHATLDVLCTDAGTRQVARNMMLEAQIIAEKLGVKFPVDVDRRIDGGAAVGAHKTSMLQDLDAGRPMEIDALVRSVQELGQITQTPTPIIDTVLGLTQLRARVAGLYP, from the coding sequence ATGAAGATTTGTATTTTTGGCGCCGGTGCAATTGGCGGCTATGTGGGTGCAAAACTGGCTCATGCAGGTGCGGACGTCAGTCTCGTCGCCCGTGGGCCTCATTTGGCTGCGATGCGCAAAAACGGGCTTACTCTGATCGAGGAAAGTGGCACGACCAATGTGGCTGTCACTGTCAGCGACAATCCTGCCGATCTGGGGCCACAAGATTATGTGATCGTAACGCTGAAAGCGCATTCTGTTCCGGCAGTCGTGGGCAGGATGAAGCCACTGATTGGCGAAAACACGACGATTGTCAGCGGCGTCAACGGTGTGCCCTGGTGGTACTTTCACAAAATCGGCGGGCCGCTGGAAGGCACACGCCTTGAAAGCGTCGATCCGGACGGTGCGCAATGGGATGGGTTTGGCCCCGACAATGTCCTGGGTTGCGTGGTTTATCCGGCCGCGGAAGTCATTGAGCCCGGAATTGTAAAGCACATCGAGGGAAACCGGTTTTCGCTCGGGGAGCCGGATGGTTCCAAATCCGAACGCGTGCTTGCATTGTCCAAAGCACTCACCGAAGCGGGGCTCAAGGCGCCGGTGCGTCCAAAGCTTCGCGACGAAATCTGGACAAAACTCTGGGGCAATCTGTCGTTCAATCCGATTTCGGCGCTGACGCATGCCACACTTGATGTGTTGTGCACGGATGCGGGAACGCGGCAGGTTGCGCGCAACATGATGCTCGAAGCCCAGATCATCGCGGAAAAGCTTGGCGTCAAATTTCCAGTCGACGTCGACCGGCGCATCGATGGCGGGGCTGCCGTTGGCGCGCATAAAACCTCGATGCTGCAGGATCTCGATGCCGGCCGCCCGATGGAAATTGATGCTCTGGTTCGTTCTGTTCAGGAGTTGGGCCAGATCACCCAGACCCCCACGCCCATTATCGATACCGTCCTCGGACTGACGCAGCTCAGGGCAAGGGTCGCCGGCCTGTACCCGTAA
- a CDS encoding acyl--CoA ligase, whose amino-acid sequence MSGTLKALIADHDETLLAIGAPDREWLTYGGLRDLAASVGRTLNGLGIGAKDRVAIVLPNGPEMATAFITIAQAAVTAPLNPAYREEEYVFYLDDLKAKALVVLEGDEGPSVAAARANGISILRLKTDASAPAGHFTLEPDGEMSSSADVRQPSHDDIALILHTSGTTSRPKIVPLMQSNVVASAEHIKETLQLTRDDRCMNVMPLFHIHGLIAAVTASLAAGASIWCAPGFDALRFFGWMKDARPTWYTAVPTMHQALLTRASRNEDVIKNVPLRFLRSSSASLPAQVMGELVATFNAPVIEAYGMTEAAHQMTCNPLPPRAQKPGSVGIAAGPLVRIAAELENTLINDAGEVVISGPNVTLGYESNDEANQSSFFVAEGKRWFRTGDRGLLDDEGYLRLTGRLKEIINRGGEKISPLEVDGVLMDHPAVAQVVTFALPHPKLGEEVAAAVVLREGMEATERDIRDFAATRMADFKVPRKVLILDEIPKGATGKMQRIGLAQKLGLVTSA is encoded by the coding sequence ATGAGCGGTACCCTCAAAGCACTCATTGCAGACCATGATGAAACCCTTCTCGCCATTGGTGCACCTGATCGCGAATGGCTCACCTATGGCGGTTTGCGCGATCTCGCGGCCAGTGTCGGCCGCACGCTGAACGGCCTGGGTATTGGAGCAAAGGACCGCGTCGCCATTGTCCTGCCAAACGGCCCGGAAATGGCGACAGCTTTTATCACGATTGCCCAGGCAGCAGTCACCGCGCCGCTAAACCCGGCCTATCGCGAGGAGGAATATGTCTTCTATCTGGATGACCTGAAAGCCAAGGCTTTGGTCGTGCTGGAAGGGGACGAGGGCCCCTCGGTCGCGGCGGCGAGGGCGAATGGCATCTCCATTCTAAGGTTGAAAACCGATGCGTCCGCGCCAGCAGGCCATTTCACTTTGGAGCCGGACGGTGAGATGTCGTCGAGTGCCGATGTGAGGCAACCAAGTCACGATGACATCGCGCTGATCCTTCACACGTCAGGCACCACATCACGCCCCAAGATCGTGCCGCTGATGCAATCCAATGTCGTTGCGTCGGCTGAGCACATCAAGGAAACCTTGCAGCTCACGCGGGATGATCGGTGCATGAATGTCATGCCGCTTTTCCACATTCACGGGTTGATTGCTGCGGTCACTGCATCTTTGGCAGCGGGAGCTTCCATCTGGTGCGCGCCGGGTTTTGACGCATTGCGCTTTTTCGGGTGGATGAAGGATGCCCGTCCCACATGGTACACGGCTGTACCAACCATGCATCAGGCCTTGCTGACCCGTGCGTCGCGGAACGAAGATGTCATCAAGAACGTTCCGCTACGCTTTTTGCGGTCTTCGTCGGCTTCCCTTCCCGCTCAGGTGATGGGGGAACTCGTCGCCACGTTCAACGCGCCTGTGATTGAAGCCTATGGGATGACGGAAGCAGCTCATCAAATGACCTGCAACCCGCTGCCACCACGAGCTCAAAAACCAGGTTCGGTCGGCATCGCTGCCGGACCCTTGGTACGAATTGCCGCCGAACTTGAAAACACCCTGATCAATGATGCGGGTGAAGTTGTTATCTCCGGTCCGAATGTGACGCTCGGCTACGAAAGCAACGATGAAGCCAACCAGTCAAGTTTCTTCGTTGCCGAAGGCAAACGCTGGTTCCGCACCGGGGATCGCGGTTTGCTTGACGATGAGGGATATTTGCGACTGACCGGTCGTCTCAAGGAAATCATCAATCGCGGCGGTGAGAAGATCAGCCCGCTGGAGGTCGATGGCGTTTTGATGGATCATCCGGCTGTTGCGCAGGTTGTGACTTTTGCTTTGCCGCATCCGAAGCTGGGTGAAGAAGTGGCGGCAGCGGTGGTGTTGAGAGAAGGCATGGAGGCAACTGAGCGCGACATTCGCGATTTTGCCGCAACACGAATGGCTGATTTCAAGGTCCCACGCAAAGTGCTCATCCTCGATGAGATTCCCAAAGGGGCGACCGGCAAGATGCAGCGCATCGGGCTCGCTCAAAAACTGGGCCTGGTCACATCAGCATGA
- a CDS encoding ABC transporter permease subunit produces the protein MTVFGYRLPGMSSLLLWALLWEIVGRTGWTFFIPPLSDVLITLFEVIGTPAFLKAMYETAYAFFAGVFFAVIIGIPVGILIGKSRLLDELILPWVNIFLSAPLTALVPVLMVLFGFGMKSIIITTTLFAIWIIILNSRAGVKQINRSLVDMARSFGATPMDAFFKIYFWAALPEILGGVRIGVIRAVKGVIIGQLLISIVGFGALFELYSNNFMMKHFWAVLIVLFAVAFTMSEFLAYLERRVSYYAASR, from the coding sequence ATGACGGTATTTGGATACAGACTGCCGGGAATGTCTTCACTGCTGCTATGGGCGCTGCTGTGGGAAATTGTCGGGCGGACAGGTTGGACATTCTTCATTCCACCCCTGTCAGATGTTCTCATCACGCTGTTTGAGGTGATCGGCACGCCGGCTTTCCTCAAGGCGATGTATGAAACTGCCTATGCGTTTTTTGCCGGCGTATTCTTCGCCGTCATCATCGGCATTCCGGTCGGCATCCTGATCGGTAAAAGCCGCTTGCTCGATGAATTGATCCTGCCATGGGTGAACATCTTTCTGAGCGCACCGCTCACCGCGCTCGTTCCGGTTTTGATGGTTCTGTTCGGGTTTGGTATGAAGTCGATCATCATCACGACAACCCTGTTTGCAATCTGGATCATCATCCTGAATTCGCGTGCCGGTGTGAAGCAGATCAACCGATCTCTGGTCGATATGGCGAGAAGCTTCGGCGCGACGCCGATGGATGCGTTCTTCAAGATCTACTTCTGGGCGGCCTTGCCCGAGATCTTGGGCGGTGTGCGTATCGGCGTGATCCGCGCGGTCAAGGGTGTCATCATCGGCCAGTTGTTGATTTCGATTGTCGGGTTCGGCGCCTTGTTTGAGCTCTACTCCAACAACTTCATGATGAAACACTTCTGGGCGGTGCTGATCGTGTTGTTCGCCGTCGCGTTCACAATGTCTGAATTCCTGGCCTATCTGGAGCGGCGCGTGTCCTACTACGCTGCCTCGCGCTAG
- a CDS encoding ABC transporter ATP-binding protein: MSQTNDAFTKAVPLDSDSAVSVRNVSKNYGPVEALKNLSLEFPRGQLTSLLGPSGCGKTTLLKIIAGLLKPDSGEVEIEGKIIDSPGPDRAFVFQDFALLPWASVIRNVAFGLELRGVAKSERDAIAEKYIKNVGLSGFEKAYPHELSGGMRQRVGLARALSVDAQVLLLDEPFSAVDEQNRRKFQEDMLELVRHENKTFIFVTHSIEEAVYVSDQIAILLPRPSRVSEIIRPQSFRGTGIENIRRSPEYLDIVDEIWASLRNYVE, translated from the coding sequence ATGTCTCAGACTAATGATGCTTTCACAAAGGCGGTTCCTCTGGACAGCGACAGCGCTGTTTCTGTTCGCAATGTCTCCAAGAACTATGGGCCAGTCGAGGCGCTGAAAAACTTGTCTCTCGAGTTTCCACGCGGGCAACTGACGTCATTGCTGGGACCGTCCGGCTGCGGCAAGACCACCTTGCTCAAGATCATTGCCGGTCTGCTCAAGCCGGACTCCGGCGAAGTCGAGATCGAAGGCAAGATCATCGACAGCCCCGGACCGGATCGTGCGTTCGTGTTTCAGGATTTTGCCCTGCTGCCCTGGGCAAGTGTCATCCGCAATGTCGCCTTCGGCCTCGAATTGCGCGGCGTGGCCAAGTCCGAACGCGATGCAATCGCCGAAAAATACATCAAGAATGTCGGGCTGTCTGGATTTGAAAAAGCCTATCCGCACGAACTCTCCGGGGGCATGCGCCAGCGTGTGGGATTGGCCCGGGCCCTATCGGTCGACGCGCAGGTGCTGCTGCTTGATGAACCGTTTTCAGCGGTTGATGAGCAGAACCGGCGCAAGTTCCAAGAGGATATGCTCGAACTGGTGCGCCACGAAAACAAGACCTTCATTTTCGTGACCCACTCGATCGAAGAAGCGGTCTACGTATCTGACCAAATCGCCATTCTCTTGCCGCGGCCAAGCCGTGTTTCCGAGATTATTCGTCCCCAGAGCTTTCGGGGAACCGGCATCGAGAACATTCGTCGTTCGCCGGAATATCTCGATATCGTGGATGAAATCTGGGCGTCGTTGCGCAACTATGTGGAGTAG
- a CDS encoding ABC transporter permease yields MNRSLALKLLSAAIVFGAWEIAGRVPVSYAFPTFLESMRALVVMTFDGSIFTAYAETLKPLVIGVAISAFFGIIIGLWVGLSSRFEWLFSPIFVVMQAAPLAALIPILVMAYGIGLTSKVFVVCIMAMPVIVLNTASAVRNTPASIKDMGKSFLASDRDIILKIIIPAASPVIFSGLRLGISAGFIGAILSELKITPTGVGDIITYSRSIADYPSMYAAIFSIIVLAVLFLNLLERTENYLFEGNNRGYVSD; encoded by the coding sequence ATGAATCGTTCTCTTGCATTAAAGCTGTTGTCTGCCGCCATCGTGTTCGGCGCATGGGAGATCGCCGGTCGGGTCCCTGTCAGCTACGCCTTTCCGACATTCCTCGAATCCATGCGCGCCCTGGTCGTCATGACCTTCGACGGGTCGATATTCACCGCCTATGCGGAAACGCTGAAGCCACTTGTCATCGGGGTCGCGATCTCGGCGTTCTTCGGCATCATCATCGGCCTCTGGGTTGGTCTGAGCAGCCGTTTCGAATGGCTGTTTTCGCCCATCTTCGTGGTCATGCAGGCAGCCCCGCTGGCCGCGCTCATCCCCATTCTTGTCATGGCCTATGGCATCGGATTGACATCCAAAGTCTTTGTCGTGTGCATCATGGCGATGCCGGTGATCGTCCTCAATACGGCAAGTGCGGTGCGCAATACGCCCGCATCAATCAAGGATATGGGCAAATCCTTTCTGGCTTCCGATCGCGACATCATCCTCAAGATCATCATACCTGCAGCGTCTCCCGTCATATTCTCGGGCCTTCGGCTAGGGATCTCGGCGGGCTTTATCGGCGCCATCCTGTCCGAACTGAAGATCACCCCGACCGGTGTCGGGGACATCATCACCTATAGCCGCTCAATCGCCGATTATCCGTCGATGTACGCGGCGATCTTTTCCATCATCGTGCTCGCCGTTCTCTTCCTGAACCTGCTTGAGCGCACCGAAAACTATCTGTTCGAAGGGAACAATCGTGGTTATGTCTCAGACTAA
- a CDS encoding ABC transporter substrate-binding protein: protein MKQILKKMAGLAVAVPMAVGLMLSGAQAATLKIALAETPSDELAAFFVALDRAKANGLDYEWTAFSDEELAIQAVLSGQMNIGFGTPYSAMQRSKAPIRIIFQLSKLKFFPVTSKKYSELKDLDGQPILLHSRGGGTDSIANVIEDKVGIKFGDRSYVPGSSNRVVALVSGQTDATIIDLSNKNKVVKQFPDKFNVLPMFEVDSSDEALFANLDWIKENEEQVNILVKALSSVWQDMQEDPTIISRETNPDGPIGQLPKEILAELDGFYTDAVAGGLYDPNGGGRKAAQADMEWYSAAGQLDGDPSTLNIEDFWYLAPLDAAMKK from the coding sequence ATGAAACAGATACTCAAAAAAATGGCGGGTTTGGCGGTCGCAGTACCGATGGCCGTTGGCCTGATGCTGTCAGGCGCACAAGCCGCAACGCTCAAGATTGCACTGGCGGAGACGCCATCGGACGAGTTGGCGGCGTTCTTCGTCGCCCTTGACCGCGCAAAAGCCAATGGTCTCGATTATGAATGGACCGCATTCTCGGACGAGGAACTTGCCATTCAAGCGGTGTTGAGCGGTCAGATGAATATCGGCTTTGGCACGCCCTATTCGGCAATGCAGCGTTCAAAGGCGCCAATCCGGATTATCTTCCAGCTTTCAAAGCTGAAGTTCTTTCCGGTCACATCCAAGAAGTATTCGGAATTGAAGGACCTTGATGGTCAGCCAATTCTGCTGCACTCGCGCGGTGGCGGAACGGATTCGATCGCCAACGTGATTGAAGACAAGGTCGGCATCAAATTCGGTGACCGTTCCTATGTGCCCGGATCGTCCAACCGTGTTGTGGCGCTGGTATCGGGGCAGACCGATGCAACAATCATCGACCTTTCGAACAAGAACAAGGTCGTGAAGCAGTTCCCGGACAAGTTCAACGTTCTGCCTATGTTTGAAGTCGATTCCAGCGACGAAGCGCTCTTCGCCAACCTTGACTGGATCAAGGAGAATGAAGAGCAGGTCAATATCCTGGTCAAGGCACTGTCCAGCGTCTGGCAGGACATGCAGGAAGATCCGACCATCATTTCCAGAGAGACCAATCCTGATGGTCCGATCGGCCAGTTGCCGAAAGAGATCCTCGCCGAACTGGATGGCTTCTACACGGACGCAGTCGCGGGTGGTCTGTATGATCCCAATGGCGGTGGACGCAAAGCGGCTCAGGCCGACATGGAGTGGTACTCTGCTGCCGGACAGCTTGATGGCGATCCGTCGACCTTGAACATCGAGGACTTCTGGTACCTGGCGCCGCTCGATGCAGCGATGAAGAAATAA
- a CDS encoding FCD domain-containing protein, with protein sequence MLNRDSFLSAGEAVTGLREYITSNGLKPGERLPAERALTAELGITRSTLRKALDALERDGRIWRHVGKGTFVAASADDLDKMTKSPVELGKQLTPYRMMRARLAIEPAIAREAAINASGDVLARLNATIQRMRAAPNWQLYETQDDVFHREVAEASDNLLLLSVFDQLNLVRRAVAWGAVKRQSVRPPADHGSFAEHEEIVLSITNRDPTAAHEAMRKHLRSVAERLFGEI encoded by the coding sequence ATGCTCAATAGGGACAGTTTTTTGTCGGCAGGCGAGGCAGTTACCGGTTTGCGTGAGTACATCACGTCAAATGGTCTGAAGCCCGGTGAGAGATTGCCCGCTGAAAGGGCTCTGACGGCGGAGTTGGGCATTACGCGCAGTACATTGCGCAAGGCGCTTGATGCTCTGGAGCGCGATGGCAGGATATGGCGCCACGTCGGCAAGGGCACGTTTGTCGCCGCATCAGCAGACGATCTCGACAAGATGACCAAGTCACCGGTTGAGCTTGGAAAGCAGCTGACGCCGTATCGTATGATGCGAGCGCGGTTGGCGATCGAGCCAGCGATTGCACGCGAAGCTGCAATCAACGCCTCTGGCGATGTGCTTGCGCGGTTGAATGCCACGATACAGCGCATGCGCGCTGCACCCAACTGGCAGCTTTATGAAACGCAAGATGATGTTTTTCATCGCGAAGTTGCAGAGGCGAGTGACAATCTTTTGCTGCTTTCGGTGTTCGATCAACTCAATTTGGTTCGGCGTGCCGTTGCCTGGGGGGCGGTCAAGCGACAGTCAGTCAGACCGCCTGCAGATCACGGGAGCTTCGCAGAACATGAAGAGATTGTGCTGTCGATTACCAACCGTGATCCAACTGCGGCCCATGAGGCGATGCGCAAACATTTGCGTTCAGTGGCTGAGCGTCTTTTTGGCGAAATATGA
- a CDS encoding fumarylacetoacetate hydrolase family protein has product MSDYVISAPKIPTIPVQGGGEFPVRRVYCIGRNYAAHSIEMGDDPDRDPPFFFQKNPDNLDSSGEFPYPDKTTDVHYEVEMAVALKTGGTNIPVAEALDHVYGYAACLDMTRRDLQNEAKKKGRPWEIGKAFERSGPIAPLQTVSQVGHPAVGRVELLVNGEVQQEGDLNQMIWKVPEMISYLSDYFELQPGDVIMSGTPSGVGPIVKGDVMVVNIEGLESLTIKVV; this is encoded by the coding sequence ATGTCTGATTACGTAATTTCTGCTCCGAAAATTCCGACAATTCCCGTACAGGGCGGCGGGGAGTTTCCCGTGAGGCGTGTCTATTGTATTGGCCGCAATTATGCTGCCCACTCCATCGAGATGGGTGACGATCCGGATCGCGATCCGCCGTTCTTTTTCCAGAAGAACCCGGATAACCTTGATAGTTCTGGGGAATTTCCTTACCCGGACAAGACAACGGACGTGCATTACGAAGTCGAAATGGCGGTCGCGCTGAAGACCGGCGGGACCAACATTCCTGTCGCCGAGGCGCTCGATCACGTTTATGGCTATGCGGCGTGCCTCGACATGACTCGCCGCGACCTGCAAAACGAAGCCAAGAAAAAGGGGCGCCCGTGGGAAATCGGCAAGGCCTTTGAGCGCTCCGGACCAATTGCACCATTGCAGACCGTTTCCCAGGTCGGGCACCCGGCCGTTGGGCGCGTAGAACTTCTGGTCAATGGCGAAGTCCAGCAGGAAGGCGATCTCAACCAGATGATCTGGAAAGTGCCTGAGATGATTTCCTACCTGTCTGACTACTTTGAACTTCAGCCAGGCGATGTGATCATGTCAGGAACACCATCGGGCGTCGGTCCGATCGTCAAGGGCGATGTCATGGTGGTCAATATTGAAGGACTTGAATCCCTCACCATCAAGGTTGTGTAA
- a CDS encoding 2-isopropylmalate synthase, producing the protein MRETHFEDGKWWVSPYNFVPEVRNSLELPPKVQIHDATLRDGEQTPGVVFSVDDKIAIAQMLNDVGVDRIEAGMPAVSPQDAEAIKQISKMGLKSRIFTFARAMKQDIDMALECGAQGVIIEVPIGYPKLTTQFGWTWRDVLERSAPVINYARENGLYAVFFPYDTTRARPDDLENLCKGIMAESPPDSIGIVDTMGCATPEAIKYMVRWVKRMTGLPIEIHTHNDFGMGVATELAAVTAGAEVVHSCGNGLGERTGNAALEELMLALDLLYGYDTGYRFDLMPELGRLLSERANIPIARNKPILGASNFTRESGIGIQYVMHDPLVMFGTHPALTGRVGEVVLGKKSGKASVVYKLDQLGMGTAEDADLAEILDAVKQAGIKKRDTLTDDEFKAIAEPVLARRAA; encoded by the coding sequence ATGCGCGAGACGCATTTTGAAGACGGAAAATGGTGGGTGAGCCCATATAATTTTGTGCCCGAAGTGCGCAATTCGCTTGAGTTGCCCCCGAAAGTGCAGATCCATGATGCAACCTTGCGCGACGGCGAACAGACGCCCGGCGTGGTGTTCTCGGTCGATGACAAAATTGCCATCGCCCAGATGCTCAACGATGTTGGCGTCGACCGCATCGAGGCGGGCATGCCTGCCGTGTCGCCTCAGGATGCGGAAGCTATCAAGCAAATCAGCAAGATGGGCTTGAAGTCCCGCATATTCACCTTTGCCCGGGCGATGAAGCAGGATATCGACATGGCGCTCGAATGTGGTGCGCAGGGCGTCATCATCGAAGTGCCGATTGGCTACCCCAAGCTCACGACCCAATTCGGCTGGACCTGGCGAGATGTCCTCGAGCGCAGCGCGCCGGTGATCAATTATGCGCGTGAAAACGGGCTCTACGCCGTGTTCTTTCCCTATGATACGACGCGCGCCCGTCCGGATGATCTGGAGAACCTCTGCAAGGGAATCATGGCGGAATCGCCGCCGGACTCCATCGGCATCGTCGACACGATGGGCTGCGCTACCCCTGAAGCGATCAAGTACATGGTGCGCTGGGTCAAGCGCATGACCGGACTTCCGATCGAGATCCATACGCACAATGATTTCGGCATGGGTGTGGCAACCGAACTGGCCGCGGTCACGGCCGGTGCTGAAGTGGTTCACAGCTGTGGCAACGGACTTGGCGAGCGCACCGGCAATGCGGCGCTTGAGGAGCTCATGCTCGCGCTTGATCTGCTCTATGGCTATGACACCGGGTACCGCTTCGACCTGATGCCTGAACTCGGCCGGTTGCTGTCCGAGCGCGCCAATATTCCGATTGCCCGCAACAAGCCGATCCTGGGCGCCAGCAACTTCACCCGTGAATCCGGCATCGGCATCCAGTATGTGATGCATGATCCGCTGGTGATGTTTGGAACCCATCCGGCCCTGACCGGGCGCGTGGGCGAAGTGGTGCTTGGCAAGAAGAGCGGTAAGGCATCGGTTGTCTACAAGCTCGATCAGTTGGGCATGGGGACCGCAGAAGATGCTGATCTCGCCGAGATTCTGGATGCTGTAAAGCAGGCCGGCATCAAGAAGCGCGATACCCTGACCGACGATGAATTCAAGGCAATTGCCGAGCCCGTTCTCGCCCGTAGAGCCGCTTAA